In Arctopsyche grandis isolate Sample6627 chromosome 13, ASM5162203v2, whole genome shotgun sequence, one DNA window encodes the following:
- the LOC143921185 gene encoding uncharacterized protein LOC143921185 isoform X5 gives MNFTPFTTQLAGSIPAAAMHHFTTAKFAQNITGAPGNGTQLGQVVGVLSGGEGGVHYLRPVEGSAGFQALPHQATQQQLITLPITIPGAKPGTVLTVAYPPQDGSEGVQILGNGNLPEGIEFFSDVTQGLQVVAAIQPQDVQMLTAHLPVGEHMVKSQNSDESNQQQQIQITTMLPNQQMVTVEDVKKSNNNNNTTFRIKQENTSGEESSKEEGSGGGGGQIIHHVQQGGQQWTITAPNVDLPEYLSRMPGLALQQYLKFNTETKNESGSETQEANQKDTKEDEQQLTEEVEIVPTIKTKKKKKYKKKPPKPKKPKPGQVVIATALDGTLLYCCPECHMAYPEKEFLEQHLAGHKIERRYICGICGAGLKRREHLERHKLGHNPARPYVCSVCLKGFKRKEHLNLHFVIHSGEKTEICQECGKGFYRKDHLRKHARSHIAKRAREEMVAQQQQTQGSQQSGSNDSNKQSSSTTTLISNIQPEMTILEVPTSTLSGPIQISLPRHLVSIANNSSGTETINVKQEMEGMMIQ, from the exons ATGAATTTTACCCCTTTCACAACTCAGTTAGCTGGCTCCATCCCCGCCGCAGCCATGCATCACTTCACAACGGCCAAGTTCGCTCAGAACATAACAGGGGCCCCCGGAAACGGCACCCAATTGGGACAG GTCGTCGGGGTGCTGTCGGGTGGAGAAGGAGGTGTGCACTACCTTCGACCGGTCGAAGGTAGTGCTGGCTTTCAAGCACTTCCCCACCAAGCCACCCAGCAGCAGTTGATCACGTTACCGATCACGATACCTGGAGCTAAACCAG GTACAGTTTTAACAGTAGCATATCCTCCCCAAGATGGCAGCGAAGGTGTTCAGATACTCGGAAATGGAAATCTACCCGAAggtatcgaatttttttcagaCGTTACACAAG gacTACAAGTAGTTGCAGCTATTCAACCACAAGACGTACAAATGTTGACTGCTCACTTACCCGTCGGTGAACACATGGTCAAGTCGCAGAATTCCGACGAATCGAATCAACAGCAACAAATTCAAATAACCACAATGCTGCCGAACCAACAAATGGTCACCGTGGAAGACGTCAAGAAAtcaaacaacaataataacacCACATTTAGAATAAAGCAAGAAAATACAAGCGGAGAAGAATCGTCGAAAGAAGAAGGAAGCGGAGGAGGAGGCGGTCAAATTATACATCACGTGCAGCAAGGTGGTCAGCAATGGACCATTACGGCGCCGAATGTCGATTTACCTGAATATCTCAGCCGTATGCCTGGGCTAGCTCTACAGCAATATTTAAA GTTTAATACTGAAACAAAAAATGAATCTGGAAGTGAAACACAGGAGGCAAATCAGAAAGATACAAAGGAAGATGAACAACAACTAACGGAAGAGGTTGAAATTG TACCAACAATAAAAAccaaaaagaagaagaagtacAAGAAAAAACCACCAAAGCCAAAAAAGCCAAAACCCGGTCAAGTTGTAATAGCTACGGCGCTCGATGGAACACTTCTATATTGTTGTCCTGAGTGTCACATGGCTTATCCGGAGAAAGAATTCCTTGAGCAGCATCTCGCTGGACACAAAATTGAACGTAGATATATTTGCGGAATATGTGGCGCagg attGAAACGAAGAGAACATCTCGAAAGGCATAAATTAGGCCATAATCCTGCTCGACCTTACGTTTGTTCCGTTTGCCTTAAAGGTTTCAAGAGAAAAGAGCATTTAAATCTCCACTTTGTCATACATTCTGGAGAAAAGACTGAGATTTGTCAAGAATGCGGTAAAG GTTTTTACCGAAAAGACCATTTGCGGAAACATGCTCGCTCTCATATTGCAAAGCGAGCTCGAGAGGAGATGGTTGCTCAGCAACAACAAACTCAGGGTTCACAACAGTCTGGATCGAACGATTCAAATAAACAATCGTCATCGACAACTACATTAATATCCAACATTCAACCTGAAATGACTATACTA gaggtGCCTACAAGTACTTTGTCGGGTCCAATTCAAATTTCACTGCCCCGGCATTTGGTGTCCATCGCAAATAATTCATCGGGCACGGAAACAATTAATGTAAAACAAGAAATGGAAGGAATGATGATACAATAA
- the LOC143921185 gene encoding uncharacterized protein LOC143921185 isoform X6, producing MNFTPFTTQLAGSIPAAAMHHFTTAKFAQNITGAPGNGTQLGQVRVMNVVGVLSGGEGGVHYLRPVEGSAGFQALPHQATQQQLITLPITIPGAKPGTVLTVAYPPQDGSEGVQILGNGNLPEGLQVVAAIQPQDVQMLTAHLPVGEHMVKSQNSDESNQQQQIQITTMLPNQQMVTVEDVKKSNNNNNTTFRIKQENTSGEESSKEEGSGGGGGQIIHHVQQGGQQWTITAPNVDLPEYLSRMPGLALQQYLKFNTETKNESGSETQEANQKDTKEDEQQLTEEVEIVPTIKTKKKKKYKKKPPKPKKPKPGQVVIATALDGTLLYCCPECHMAYPEKEFLEQHLAGHKIERRYICGICGAGLKRREHLERHKLGHNPARPYVCSVCLKGFKRKEHLNLHFVIHSGEKTEICQECGKGFYRKDHLRKHARSHIAKRAREEMVAQQQQTQGSQQSGSNDSNKQSSSTTTLISNIQPEMTILEVPTSTLSGPIQISLPRHLVSIANNSSGTETINVKQEMEGMMIQ from the exons ATGAATTTTACCCCTTTCACAACTCAGTTAGCTGGCTCCATCCCCGCCGCAGCCATGCATCACTTCACAACGGCCAAGTTCGCTCAGAACATAACAGGGGCCCCCGGAAACGGCACCCAATTGGGACAGGTACGAGTGATGAAT GTCGTCGGGGTGCTGTCGGGTGGAGAAGGAGGTGTGCACTACCTTCGACCGGTCGAAGGTAGTGCTGGCTTTCAAGCACTTCCCCACCAAGCCACCCAGCAGCAGTTGATCACGTTACCGATCACGATACCTGGAGCTAAACCAG GTACAGTTTTAACAGTAGCATATCCTCCCCAAGATGGCAGCGAAGGTGTTCAGATACTCGGAAATGGAAATCTACCCGAAg gacTACAAGTAGTTGCAGCTATTCAACCACAAGACGTACAAATGTTGACTGCTCACTTACCCGTCGGTGAACACATGGTCAAGTCGCAGAATTCCGACGAATCGAATCAACAGCAACAAATTCAAATAACCACAATGCTGCCGAACCAACAAATGGTCACCGTGGAAGACGTCAAGAAAtcaaacaacaataataacacCACATTTAGAATAAAGCAAGAAAATACAAGCGGAGAAGAATCGTCGAAAGAAGAAGGAAGCGGAGGAGGAGGCGGTCAAATTATACATCACGTGCAGCAAGGTGGTCAGCAATGGACCATTACGGCGCCGAATGTCGATTTACCTGAATATCTCAGCCGTATGCCTGGGCTAGCTCTACAGCAATATTTAAA GTTTAATACTGAAACAAAAAATGAATCTGGAAGTGAAACACAGGAGGCAAATCAGAAAGATACAAAGGAAGATGAACAACAACTAACGGAAGAGGTTGAAATTG TACCAACAATAAAAAccaaaaagaagaagaagtacAAGAAAAAACCACCAAAGCCAAAAAAGCCAAAACCCGGTCAAGTTGTAATAGCTACGGCGCTCGATGGAACACTTCTATATTGTTGTCCTGAGTGTCACATGGCTTATCCGGAGAAAGAATTCCTTGAGCAGCATCTCGCTGGACACAAAATTGAACGTAGATATATTTGCGGAATATGTGGCGCagg attGAAACGAAGAGAACATCTCGAAAGGCATAAATTAGGCCATAATCCTGCTCGACCTTACGTTTGTTCCGTTTGCCTTAAAGGTTTCAAGAGAAAAGAGCATTTAAATCTCCACTTTGTCATACATTCTGGAGAAAAGACTGAGATTTGTCAAGAATGCGGTAAAG GTTTTTACCGAAAAGACCATTTGCGGAAACATGCTCGCTCTCATATTGCAAAGCGAGCTCGAGAGGAGATGGTTGCTCAGCAACAACAAACTCAGGGTTCACAACAGTCTGGATCGAACGATTCAAATAAACAATCGTCATCGACAACTACATTAATATCCAACATTCAACCTGAAATGACTATACTA gaggtGCCTACAAGTACTTTGTCGGGTCCAATTCAAATTTCACTGCCCCGGCATTTGGTGTCCATCGCAAATAATTCATCGGGCACGGAAACAATTAATGTAAAACAAGAAATGGAAGGAATGATGATACAATAA
- the LOC143921185 gene encoding uncharacterized protein LOC143921185 isoform X4, producing MNFTPFTTQLAGSIPAAAMHHFTTAKFAQNITGAPGNGTQLGQVVGVLSGGEGGVHYLRPVEGSAGFQALPHQATQQQLITLPITIPGAKPGDPQQTVQIQVMNPNVSALSSQVSMHQPKYHIQSFPQSEIGTVLTVAYPPQDGSEGVQILGNGNLPEGLQVVAAIQPQDVQMLTAHLPVGEHMVKSQNSDESNQQQQIQITTMLPNQQMVTVEDVKKSNNNNNTTFRIKQENTSGEESSKEEGSGGGGGQIIHHVQQGGQQWTITAPNVDLPEYLSRMPGLALQQYLKFNTETKNESGSETQEANQKDTKEDEQQLTEEVEIVPTIKTKKKKKYKKKPPKPKKPKPGQVVIATALDGTLLYCCPECHMAYPEKEFLEQHLAGHKIERRYICGICGAGLKRREHLERHKLGHNPARPYVCSVCLKGFKRKEHLNLHFVIHSGEKTEICQECGKGFYRKDHLRKHARSHIAKRAREEMVAQQQQTQGSQQSGSNDSNKQSSSTTTLISNIQPEMTILEVPTSTLSGPIQISLPRHLVSIANNSSGTETINVKQEMEGMMIQ from the exons ATGAATTTTACCCCTTTCACAACTCAGTTAGCTGGCTCCATCCCCGCCGCAGCCATGCATCACTTCACAACGGCCAAGTTCGCTCAGAACATAACAGGGGCCCCCGGAAACGGCACCCAATTGGGACAG GTCGTCGGGGTGCTGTCGGGTGGAGAAGGAGGTGTGCACTACCTTCGACCGGTCGAAGGTAGTGCTGGCTTTCAAGCACTTCCCCACCAAGCCACCCAGCAGCAGTTGATCACGTTACCGATCACGATACCTGGAGCTAAACCAG gtGACCCCCAGCAAACAGTTCAAATCCAAGTTATGAACCCTAACGTTTCGGCCTTATCTTCCCAAGTGAGCATGCATCAACCTAAATACCACATACAATCATTTCCACAAAGTGAAATAG GTACAGTTTTAACAGTAGCATATCCTCCCCAAGATGGCAGCGAAGGTGTTCAGATACTCGGAAATGGAAATCTACCCGAAg gacTACAAGTAGTTGCAGCTATTCAACCACAAGACGTACAAATGTTGACTGCTCACTTACCCGTCGGTGAACACATGGTCAAGTCGCAGAATTCCGACGAATCGAATCAACAGCAACAAATTCAAATAACCACAATGCTGCCGAACCAACAAATGGTCACCGTGGAAGACGTCAAGAAAtcaaacaacaataataacacCACATTTAGAATAAAGCAAGAAAATACAAGCGGAGAAGAATCGTCGAAAGAAGAAGGAAGCGGAGGAGGAGGCGGTCAAATTATACATCACGTGCAGCAAGGTGGTCAGCAATGGACCATTACGGCGCCGAATGTCGATTTACCTGAATATCTCAGCCGTATGCCTGGGCTAGCTCTACAGCAATATTTAAA GTTTAATACTGAAACAAAAAATGAATCTGGAAGTGAAACACAGGAGGCAAATCAGAAAGATACAAAGGAAGATGAACAACAACTAACGGAAGAGGTTGAAATTG TACCAACAATAAAAAccaaaaagaagaagaagtacAAGAAAAAACCACCAAAGCCAAAAAAGCCAAAACCCGGTCAAGTTGTAATAGCTACGGCGCTCGATGGAACACTTCTATATTGTTGTCCTGAGTGTCACATGGCTTATCCGGAGAAAGAATTCCTTGAGCAGCATCTCGCTGGACACAAAATTGAACGTAGATATATTTGCGGAATATGTGGCGCagg attGAAACGAAGAGAACATCTCGAAAGGCATAAATTAGGCCATAATCCTGCTCGACCTTACGTTTGTTCCGTTTGCCTTAAAGGTTTCAAGAGAAAAGAGCATTTAAATCTCCACTTTGTCATACATTCTGGAGAAAAGACTGAGATTTGTCAAGAATGCGGTAAAG GTTTTTACCGAAAAGACCATTTGCGGAAACATGCTCGCTCTCATATTGCAAAGCGAGCTCGAGAGGAGATGGTTGCTCAGCAACAACAAACTCAGGGTTCACAACAGTCTGGATCGAACGATTCAAATAAACAATCGTCATCGACAACTACATTAATATCCAACATTCAACCTGAAATGACTATACTA gaggtGCCTACAAGTACTTTGTCGGGTCCAATTCAAATTTCACTGCCCCGGCATTTGGTGTCCATCGCAAATAATTCATCGGGCACGGAAACAATTAATGTAAAACAAGAAATGGAAGGAATGATGATACAATAA
- the LOC143921185 gene encoding uncharacterized protein LOC143921185 isoform X3 translates to MNFTPFTTQLAGSIPAAAMHHFTTAKFAQNITGAPGNGTQLGQVRVMNVVGVLSGGEGGVHYLRPVEGSAGFQALPHQATQQQLITLPITIPGAKPGDPQQTVQIQVMNPNVSALSSQVSMHQPKYHIQSFPQSEIGTVLTVAYPPQDGSEGVQILGNGNLPEGLQVVAAIQPQDVQMLTAHLPVGEHMVKSQNSDESNQQQQIQITTMLPNQQMVTVEDVKKSNNNNNTTFRIKQENTSGEESSKEEGSGGGGGQIIHHVQQGGQQWTITAPNVDLPEYLSRMPGLALQQYLKFNTETKNESGSETQEANQKDTKEDEQQLTEEVEIVPTIKTKKKKKYKKKPPKPKKPKPGQVVIATALDGTLLYCCPECHMAYPEKEFLEQHLAGHKIERRYICGICGAGLKRREHLERHKLGHNPARPYVCSVCLKGFKRKEHLNLHFVIHSGEKTEICQECGKGFYRKDHLRKHARSHIAKRAREEMVAQQQQTQGSQQSGSNDSNKQSSSTTTLISNIQPEMTILEVPTSTLSGPIQISLPRHLVSIANNSSGTETINVKQEMEGMMIQ, encoded by the exons ATGAATTTTACCCCTTTCACAACTCAGTTAGCTGGCTCCATCCCCGCCGCAGCCATGCATCACTTCACAACGGCCAAGTTCGCTCAGAACATAACAGGGGCCCCCGGAAACGGCACCCAATTGGGACAGGTACGAGTGATGAAT GTCGTCGGGGTGCTGTCGGGTGGAGAAGGAGGTGTGCACTACCTTCGACCGGTCGAAGGTAGTGCTGGCTTTCAAGCACTTCCCCACCAAGCCACCCAGCAGCAGTTGATCACGTTACCGATCACGATACCTGGAGCTAAACCAG gtGACCCCCAGCAAACAGTTCAAATCCAAGTTATGAACCCTAACGTTTCGGCCTTATCTTCCCAAGTGAGCATGCATCAACCTAAATACCACATACAATCATTTCCACAAAGTGAAATAG GTACAGTTTTAACAGTAGCATATCCTCCCCAAGATGGCAGCGAAGGTGTTCAGATACTCGGAAATGGAAATCTACCCGAAg gacTACAAGTAGTTGCAGCTATTCAACCACAAGACGTACAAATGTTGACTGCTCACTTACCCGTCGGTGAACACATGGTCAAGTCGCAGAATTCCGACGAATCGAATCAACAGCAACAAATTCAAATAACCACAATGCTGCCGAACCAACAAATGGTCACCGTGGAAGACGTCAAGAAAtcaaacaacaataataacacCACATTTAGAATAAAGCAAGAAAATACAAGCGGAGAAGAATCGTCGAAAGAAGAAGGAAGCGGAGGAGGAGGCGGTCAAATTATACATCACGTGCAGCAAGGTGGTCAGCAATGGACCATTACGGCGCCGAATGTCGATTTACCTGAATATCTCAGCCGTATGCCTGGGCTAGCTCTACAGCAATATTTAAA GTTTAATACTGAAACAAAAAATGAATCTGGAAGTGAAACACAGGAGGCAAATCAGAAAGATACAAAGGAAGATGAACAACAACTAACGGAAGAGGTTGAAATTG TACCAACAATAAAAAccaaaaagaagaagaagtacAAGAAAAAACCACCAAAGCCAAAAAAGCCAAAACCCGGTCAAGTTGTAATAGCTACGGCGCTCGATGGAACACTTCTATATTGTTGTCCTGAGTGTCACATGGCTTATCCGGAGAAAGAATTCCTTGAGCAGCATCTCGCTGGACACAAAATTGAACGTAGATATATTTGCGGAATATGTGGCGCagg attGAAACGAAGAGAACATCTCGAAAGGCATAAATTAGGCCATAATCCTGCTCGACCTTACGTTTGTTCCGTTTGCCTTAAAGGTTTCAAGAGAAAAGAGCATTTAAATCTCCACTTTGTCATACATTCTGGAGAAAAGACTGAGATTTGTCAAGAATGCGGTAAAG GTTTTTACCGAAAAGACCATTTGCGGAAACATGCTCGCTCTCATATTGCAAAGCGAGCTCGAGAGGAGATGGTTGCTCAGCAACAACAAACTCAGGGTTCACAACAGTCTGGATCGAACGATTCAAATAAACAATCGTCATCGACAACTACATTAATATCCAACATTCAACCTGAAATGACTATACTA gaggtGCCTACAAGTACTTTGTCGGGTCCAATTCAAATTTCACTGCCCCGGCATTTGGTGTCCATCGCAAATAATTCATCGGGCACGGAAACAATTAATGTAAAACAAGAAATGGAAGGAATGATGATACAATAA
- the LOC143921185 gene encoding uncharacterized protein LOC143921185 isoform X1, with amino-acid sequence MNFTPFTTQLAGSIPAAAMHHFTTAKFAQNITGAPGNGTQLGQVRVMNVVGVLSGGEGGVHYLRPVEGSAGFQALPHQATQQQLITLPITIPGAKPGDPQQTVQIQVMNPNVSALSSQVSMHQPKYHIQSFPQSEIGTVLTVAYPPQDGSEGVQILGNGNLPEGIEFFSDVTQGLQVVAAIQPQDVQMLTAHLPVGEHMVKSQNSDESNQQQQIQITTMLPNQQMVTVEDVKKSNNNNNTTFRIKQENTSGEESSKEEGSGGGGGQIIHHVQQGGQQWTITAPNVDLPEYLSRMPGLALQQYLKFNTETKNESGSETQEANQKDTKEDEQQLTEEVEIVPTIKTKKKKKYKKKPPKPKKPKPGQVVIATALDGTLLYCCPECHMAYPEKEFLEQHLAGHKIERRYICGICGAGLKRREHLERHKLGHNPARPYVCSVCLKGFKRKEHLNLHFVIHSGEKTEICQECGKGFYRKDHLRKHARSHIAKRAREEMVAQQQQTQGSQQSGSNDSNKQSSSTTTLISNIQPEMTILEVPTSTLSGPIQISLPRHLVSIANNSSGTETINVKQEMEGMMIQ; translated from the exons ATGAATTTTACCCCTTTCACAACTCAGTTAGCTGGCTCCATCCCCGCCGCAGCCATGCATCACTTCACAACGGCCAAGTTCGCTCAGAACATAACAGGGGCCCCCGGAAACGGCACCCAATTGGGACAGGTACGAGTGATGAAT GTCGTCGGGGTGCTGTCGGGTGGAGAAGGAGGTGTGCACTACCTTCGACCGGTCGAAGGTAGTGCTGGCTTTCAAGCACTTCCCCACCAAGCCACCCAGCAGCAGTTGATCACGTTACCGATCACGATACCTGGAGCTAAACCAG gtGACCCCCAGCAAACAGTTCAAATCCAAGTTATGAACCCTAACGTTTCGGCCTTATCTTCCCAAGTGAGCATGCATCAACCTAAATACCACATACAATCATTTCCACAAAGTGAAATAG GTACAGTTTTAACAGTAGCATATCCTCCCCAAGATGGCAGCGAAGGTGTTCAGATACTCGGAAATGGAAATCTACCCGAAggtatcgaatttttttcagaCGTTACACAAG gacTACAAGTAGTTGCAGCTATTCAACCACAAGACGTACAAATGTTGACTGCTCACTTACCCGTCGGTGAACACATGGTCAAGTCGCAGAATTCCGACGAATCGAATCAACAGCAACAAATTCAAATAACCACAATGCTGCCGAACCAACAAATGGTCACCGTGGAAGACGTCAAGAAAtcaaacaacaataataacacCACATTTAGAATAAAGCAAGAAAATACAAGCGGAGAAGAATCGTCGAAAGAAGAAGGAAGCGGAGGAGGAGGCGGTCAAATTATACATCACGTGCAGCAAGGTGGTCAGCAATGGACCATTACGGCGCCGAATGTCGATTTACCTGAATATCTCAGCCGTATGCCTGGGCTAGCTCTACAGCAATATTTAAA GTTTAATACTGAAACAAAAAATGAATCTGGAAGTGAAACACAGGAGGCAAATCAGAAAGATACAAAGGAAGATGAACAACAACTAACGGAAGAGGTTGAAATTG TACCAACAATAAAAAccaaaaagaagaagaagtacAAGAAAAAACCACCAAAGCCAAAAAAGCCAAAACCCGGTCAAGTTGTAATAGCTACGGCGCTCGATGGAACACTTCTATATTGTTGTCCTGAGTGTCACATGGCTTATCCGGAGAAAGAATTCCTTGAGCAGCATCTCGCTGGACACAAAATTGAACGTAGATATATTTGCGGAATATGTGGCGCagg attGAAACGAAGAGAACATCTCGAAAGGCATAAATTAGGCCATAATCCTGCTCGACCTTACGTTTGTTCCGTTTGCCTTAAAGGTTTCAAGAGAAAAGAGCATTTAAATCTCCACTTTGTCATACATTCTGGAGAAAAGACTGAGATTTGTCAAGAATGCGGTAAAG GTTTTTACCGAAAAGACCATTTGCGGAAACATGCTCGCTCTCATATTGCAAAGCGAGCTCGAGAGGAGATGGTTGCTCAGCAACAACAAACTCAGGGTTCACAACAGTCTGGATCGAACGATTCAAATAAACAATCGTCATCGACAACTACATTAATATCCAACATTCAACCTGAAATGACTATACTA gaggtGCCTACAAGTACTTTGTCGGGTCCAATTCAAATTTCACTGCCCCGGCATTTGGTGTCCATCGCAAATAATTCATCGGGCACGGAAACAATTAATGTAAAACAAGAAATGGAAGGAATGATGATACAATAA
- the LOC143921185 gene encoding uncharacterized protein LOC143921185 isoform X2, translating into MNFTPFTTQLAGSIPAAAMHHFTTAKFAQNITGAPGNGTQLGQVVGVLSGGEGGVHYLRPVEGSAGFQALPHQATQQQLITLPITIPGAKPGDPQQTVQIQVMNPNVSALSSQVSMHQPKYHIQSFPQSEIGTVLTVAYPPQDGSEGVQILGNGNLPEGIEFFSDVTQGLQVVAAIQPQDVQMLTAHLPVGEHMVKSQNSDESNQQQQIQITTMLPNQQMVTVEDVKKSNNNNNTTFRIKQENTSGEESSKEEGSGGGGGQIIHHVQQGGQQWTITAPNVDLPEYLSRMPGLALQQYLKFNTETKNESGSETQEANQKDTKEDEQQLTEEVEIVPTIKTKKKKKYKKKPPKPKKPKPGQVVIATALDGTLLYCCPECHMAYPEKEFLEQHLAGHKIERRYICGICGAGLKRREHLERHKLGHNPARPYVCSVCLKGFKRKEHLNLHFVIHSGEKTEICQECGKGFYRKDHLRKHARSHIAKRAREEMVAQQQQTQGSQQSGSNDSNKQSSSTTTLISNIQPEMTILEVPTSTLSGPIQISLPRHLVSIANNSSGTETINVKQEMEGMMIQ; encoded by the exons ATGAATTTTACCCCTTTCACAACTCAGTTAGCTGGCTCCATCCCCGCCGCAGCCATGCATCACTTCACAACGGCCAAGTTCGCTCAGAACATAACAGGGGCCCCCGGAAACGGCACCCAATTGGGACAG GTCGTCGGGGTGCTGTCGGGTGGAGAAGGAGGTGTGCACTACCTTCGACCGGTCGAAGGTAGTGCTGGCTTTCAAGCACTTCCCCACCAAGCCACCCAGCAGCAGTTGATCACGTTACCGATCACGATACCTGGAGCTAAACCAG gtGACCCCCAGCAAACAGTTCAAATCCAAGTTATGAACCCTAACGTTTCGGCCTTATCTTCCCAAGTGAGCATGCATCAACCTAAATACCACATACAATCATTTCCACAAAGTGAAATAG GTACAGTTTTAACAGTAGCATATCCTCCCCAAGATGGCAGCGAAGGTGTTCAGATACTCGGAAATGGAAATCTACCCGAAggtatcgaatttttttcagaCGTTACACAAG gacTACAAGTAGTTGCAGCTATTCAACCACAAGACGTACAAATGTTGACTGCTCACTTACCCGTCGGTGAACACATGGTCAAGTCGCAGAATTCCGACGAATCGAATCAACAGCAACAAATTCAAATAACCACAATGCTGCCGAACCAACAAATGGTCACCGTGGAAGACGTCAAGAAAtcaaacaacaataataacacCACATTTAGAATAAAGCAAGAAAATACAAGCGGAGAAGAATCGTCGAAAGAAGAAGGAAGCGGAGGAGGAGGCGGTCAAATTATACATCACGTGCAGCAAGGTGGTCAGCAATGGACCATTACGGCGCCGAATGTCGATTTACCTGAATATCTCAGCCGTATGCCTGGGCTAGCTCTACAGCAATATTTAAA GTTTAATACTGAAACAAAAAATGAATCTGGAAGTGAAACACAGGAGGCAAATCAGAAAGATACAAAGGAAGATGAACAACAACTAACGGAAGAGGTTGAAATTG TACCAACAATAAAAAccaaaaagaagaagaagtacAAGAAAAAACCACCAAAGCCAAAAAAGCCAAAACCCGGTCAAGTTGTAATAGCTACGGCGCTCGATGGAACACTTCTATATTGTTGTCCTGAGTGTCACATGGCTTATCCGGAGAAAGAATTCCTTGAGCAGCATCTCGCTGGACACAAAATTGAACGTAGATATATTTGCGGAATATGTGGCGCagg attGAAACGAAGAGAACATCTCGAAAGGCATAAATTAGGCCATAATCCTGCTCGACCTTACGTTTGTTCCGTTTGCCTTAAAGGTTTCAAGAGAAAAGAGCATTTAAATCTCCACTTTGTCATACATTCTGGAGAAAAGACTGAGATTTGTCAAGAATGCGGTAAAG GTTTTTACCGAAAAGACCATTTGCGGAAACATGCTCGCTCTCATATTGCAAAGCGAGCTCGAGAGGAGATGGTTGCTCAGCAACAACAAACTCAGGGTTCACAACAGTCTGGATCGAACGATTCAAATAAACAATCGTCATCGACAACTACATTAATATCCAACATTCAACCTGAAATGACTATACTA gaggtGCCTACAAGTACTTTGTCGGGTCCAATTCAAATTTCACTGCCCCGGCATTTGGTGTCCATCGCAAATAATTCATCGGGCACGGAAACAATTAATGTAAAACAAGAAATGGAAGGAATGATGATACAATAA